In Vibrio bathopelagicus, one DNA window encodes the following:
- a CDS encoding LysR family transcriptional regulator, which yields MRADDLILFSQVVELGSFSKVAEQNNLTNSVVSKRIARLEEEIGVQLLYRTTRKLTLTEAGKAMLHGAKNVKQAAQEAMDAVSGFGENVSGHIKMSVPTISGDLILADAVAEFCNMHPGLTVDMSLNNRFVDLVEDGLDLVIRTGYLEDSSLIARHILDSQWVVCASPSYIAKNGKPMLPKDLVKHNCLQYAYQTTGASEWQFLHSKDGCTDNDKYIVRVSGSFSTDNATALRKAALGGHGVAYVPRCLVYHDIRNGQLVDIFPDLVGKKLGIYAVYPFTRQPPNKIKLLIEHIRTRYLTISHYF from the coding sequence ATGCGAGCAGACGATTTGATCCTGTTTTCACAGGTAGTAGAGCTGGGTAGTTTTAGTAAGGTGGCAGAACAAAATAACCTTACAAATTCAGTAGTTAGTAAGAGGATTGCGCGTTTGGAAGAAGAGATTGGCGTGCAGCTATTATATCGAACGACGCGTAAATTGACCCTTACCGAGGCGGGCAAGGCAATGTTACACGGAGCCAAAAATGTGAAGCAGGCGGCTCAAGAGGCTATGGACGCAGTTTCAGGCTTTGGTGAAAATGTCAGTGGTCATATCAAAATGTCAGTGCCGACTATCTCCGGAGATCTGATTCTCGCAGACGCTGTTGCCGAGTTTTGTAATATGCACCCAGGTTTAACGGTCGATATGTCTCTTAACAATCGATTTGTTGATTTGGTTGAAGATGGTTTGGACTTGGTGATTCGTACCGGTTACTTAGAAGACTCAAGCCTTATTGCTCGTCATATATTGGATTCGCAATGGGTGGTGTGTGCCTCGCCGTCTTATATCGCCAAAAATGGTAAGCCGATGCTGCCTAAAGATTTAGTGAAGCACAACTGCTTGCAATACGCCTATCAAACTACGGGTGCCAGCGAGTGGCAATTTCTGCATAGTAAAGATGGTTGTACCGACAACGATAAGTACATCGTGCGTGTTTCGGGCTCTTTTTCTACCGATAACGCCACGGCATTGCGCAAAGCTGCTTTGGGCGGGCATGGTGTTGCGTACGTACCACGTTGTCTTGTTTACCACGATATTCGCAATGGCCAGCTGGTGGACATCTTCCCTGACTTAGTCGGTAAAAAGCTTGGTATTTATGCTGTCTACCCCTTTACTCGCCAGCCGCCAAACAAGATAAAGTTATTGATTGAACACATCAGAACGCGTTACCTGACGATTTCACACTATTTTTAA
- a CDS encoding AraC family transcriptional regulator: protein MSRQHISRINDVLFHIHQDISQPLSAKALSEIAAYSEQHFHRTFKSVVGESLHQYIRRTRMEYAANQLMFDTSSSVVEIASKCGFSSVSSFSRAFKATFNMSPGEWRKHDLQVAEKPYLKDPEVAAGYQNVAQRELPEPKIVEVSDRMAAYVRHTGYNRSIRNAWLILKAWANSEQRDFSSQFGLHHSNPAWVEMDQCRYVACIAIDEPIKYRSVVNQMVIPGGLHAVFRLNGRYGELLPQISMVLEKWLPASGFKQRSTPAYVHYHRNHFLNSDEVFELDFYLPVSFY from the coding sequence ATGTCGCGTCAACATATATCCCGAATCAATGATGTTTTGTTCCATATTCACCAAGACATCAGCCAGCCTTTGTCGGCAAAAGCGCTCTCTGAGATCGCTGCGTATTCTGAGCAACACTTTCATCGCACTTTTAAGAGTGTGGTTGGGGAGTCATTGCATCAGTACATTCGACGCACTCGAATGGAGTATGCAGCTAATCAATTGATGTTCGATACCAGCTCGTCGGTGGTAGAGATTGCCAGTAAGTGTGGTTTTAGTTCTGTGTCTTCGTTTAGCCGAGCGTTCAAGGCAACCTTTAACATGTCACCCGGAGAGTGGCGCAAGCATGATTTACAGGTTGCAGAAAAACCTTACCTGAAAGATCCCGAAGTGGCGGCGGGCTATCAAAACGTCGCGCAGCGGGAATTGCCGGAACCTAAAATTGTTGAAGTGTCAGACCGAATGGCAGCCTATGTTCGACATACTGGCTATAACCGATCTATTCGTAATGCGTGGTTGATATTGAAAGCGTGGGCGAACTCTGAACAGCGTGATTTTTCGAGTCAGTTTGGCTTGCATCACTCCAATCCCGCTTGGGTCGAAATGGATCAGTGTCGCTATGTAGCGTGCATCGCGATTGATGAACCGATTAAGTATCGAAGTGTCGTCAATCAGATGGTGATTCCCGGCGGTTTGCATGCTGTGTTTCGACTTAATGGCCGCTACGGTGAGTTGCTACCACAGATCAGTATGGTATTAGAAAAATGGTTACCGGCCTCTGGTTTCAAACAGCGCTCGACTCCTGCTTATGTGCATTATCATCGGAACCATTTTCTCAATAGTGATGAAGTGTTTGAGCTTGATTTCTATCTACCAGTGAGTTTTTATTAA
- the lldD gene encoding FMN-dependent L-lactate dehydrogenase LldD yields MIISASTDYRAAAKAKLPPFLFHYIDGGSYGEHTLRRNTADLAEIALKQRVLNDMSDLNLETELFGEKLAMPIALAPVGLTGMYARRGEVQAAKAADNKGIPFTMSTVSVCPIEEVAPKIERPMWFQLYVLKDRGFMKNVLERAKAAGVTTLVFTVDMPVPGARYRDMHSGMSGPNAAMRRVFQSMRHPSWAVDVGLLGKPHDLGNISTYRGSPTKLEDYIGWLGDNFDPSISWKDLEWIRDFWDGPMVIKGILDEEDAKDAVRFGADGIVVSNHGGRQLDGVLSSAKALPAIADAVKGDTKILVDSGIRTGLDVVRMMAMGADCTLLGRSFVYALAAQGQAGVENLLDLYDKEMRVAMTLTGAKTIKDLTRDSLVGLD; encoded by the coding sequence ATGATCATATCCGCATCGACTGATTACCGCGCCGCAGCAAAAGCGAAATTACCACCGTTTCTTTTTCACTACATTGACGGCGGTTCTTATGGAGAACATACCCTACGCCGCAACACCGCCGATCTTGCAGAGATCGCGCTCAAGCAGCGTGTCCTCAATGACATGTCGGACCTAAATTTAGAAACCGAGTTGTTCGGCGAAAAGCTGGCGATGCCGATTGCATTGGCTCCGGTTGGTTTAACGGGTATGTACGCACGACGTGGCGAAGTACAAGCCGCAAAAGCAGCGGACAACAAAGGCATTCCTTTTACGATGTCGACTGTATCGGTATGCCCGATTGAAGAAGTCGCACCTAAAATTGAACGCCCAATGTGGTTCCAACTTTACGTATTAAAAGATCGTGGCTTCATGAAGAACGTGCTTGAGCGAGCAAAAGCCGCAGGTGTGACAACACTGGTCTTCACCGTTGATATGCCAGTACCCGGAGCACGTTACCGTGATATGCATTCCGGAATGAGTGGTCCAAACGCAGCAATGCGTCGTGTATTCCAATCGATGCGTCATCCTAGTTGGGCGGTTGATGTTGGCCTACTGGGCAAGCCACACGATCTTGGCAATATCTCTACTTACCGAGGTTCTCCAACCAAACTGGAAGACTACATCGGTTGGTTGGGAGACAATTTCGACCCGTCGATTTCATGGAAAGACCTAGAGTGGATCCGTGATTTCTGGGATGGCCCAATGGTCATCAAAGGCATTCTCGACGAAGAAGATGCGAAAGATGCCGTGAGATTTGGCGCAGACGGTATCGTAGTTTCAAACCACGGTGGTCGTCAGCTTGATGGTGTTTTATCAAGTGCCAAAGCATTGCCTGCGATCGCTGACGCAGTTAAAGGTGACACCAAGATTCTGGTCGACTCTGGTATCCGCACTGGTTTAGATGTAGTACGCATGATGGCGATGGGTGCGGACTGTACTTTGCTTGGTCGCTCATTCGTCTACGCGTTAGCGGCACAAGGACAAGCAGGCGTTGAAAACCTACTTGATCTTTACGACAAAGAGATGCGCGTGGCGATGACTCTAACTGGCGCCAAGACAATCAAAGACTTAACTCGTGATTCTCTGGTAGGGCTAGATTAA
- a CDS encoding FAD-binding and (Fe-S)-binding domain-containing protein, which produces METTTSHERVVDAQAYQQLESILAQKIETERIVTQEAKRLAYGTDASFYRLVPKMVLRLKNLDEVIFTIQNCRELGIHFTFRAAGTSLSGQAVSDSVLITLTDDWRGHEIVDNGNQIILQPGVIGADANKYLAPFQRKIGPDPASINTCKIGGIAANNASGMCCGTAQNSYRTVESMKIVLSDGSLLDTADNTSVEAFKQSHKELFEGIVELHQQTASNQELADRIRHKYRLKNTTGYALNALVDYHDPIEIIKHLMIGSEGTLGFIAEITYNTVIEHPNKASALLVFADIEQASKAVTTLSKTPVAAVELMDGRALRSVADKPGMPAFMPSLDLEAAAILVESHASSQQDLDLQCKSILDALADYMIVESVPFTSEPKTVATLWGIRKGMFPAVGAVREVGTTVIIEDVAFPVENLANGIRELQELFDRYDYSEAIIFGHALEGNLHFVFTQGFDSQEEIDRYGGFMDDVAELVAVKYQGSLKAEHGTGRNMAPYVELEWGKDGYALMQQIKALFDPERLLNPGVIINDNPNSHITNLKPMPAADDLVDRCIECGFCEPVCPSRTLTLSPRQRIVLYRELQRRRAAGEEIEASELEKTFEYQGIDTCAATGLCAERCPVGINTGDLVKKLRIAKYQKFTPIAKWTADHFSTTTKLTKAGLKTNQIASKVLGANTVGKLTNGLRSMTKGATPVWMPEMPQSNSHTLTSSPMTAENSSNHKKVVYLPSCASRTMGQQSDAGDQRPLTEVTMSLLNKAGFEVILPKKLDDQCCGMPYDSKGMTDLAQSKAQQLEEVLWQASRQGEYPVLMDTSPCAKRSIEQFTKPLEVLEPTGFVNQYLLEHLKLKPLQETVMLHVTCSSRRMGLEGAMLSLAKACTEEVIVPEHIQCCGWAGDKGFTTPELNEAAVHPLKEQVPSNCTRGFSNSRTCEIGLSHHSGIPYQSILYLVDEVAQ; this is translated from the coding sequence ATGGAGACAACCACATCCCATGAGCGAGTAGTAGACGCACAAGCTTATCAGCAGCTTGAATCGATACTGGCTCAAAAAATAGAAACGGAACGCATTGTCACTCAAGAGGCAAAGCGCTTGGCTTACGGCACCGATGCGAGTTTTTATCGCTTGGTGCCGAAAATGGTTCTAAGGCTTAAGAACTTAGACGAAGTGATATTCACCATTCAAAACTGTCGCGAACTCGGCATTCACTTTACCTTTCGCGCCGCAGGTACCAGCCTTTCCGGGCAAGCCGTTTCAGACTCGGTACTCATCACACTGACCGATGACTGGCGTGGCCACGAGATCGTAGACAACGGTAATCAGATCATCCTTCAACCGGGTGTAATTGGCGCTGATGCAAACAAATACCTAGCCCCTTTCCAACGTAAAATCGGCCCAGACCCAGCCTCTATCAATACCTGTAAAATCGGTGGTATCGCAGCCAATAACGCCAGTGGCATGTGTTGCGGTACTGCGCAAAACTCGTATCGCACCGTCGAGAGCATGAAAATCGTATTGAGCGATGGTTCCCTACTTGATACGGCTGACAACACAAGTGTTGAAGCTTTCAAGCAATCACACAAAGAACTGTTTGAAGGCATTGTCGAATTACATCAACAGACAGCTTCAAACCAAGAACTCGCAGACAGAATCCGCCACAAGTACCGCCTAAAAAACACCACCGGCTACGCACTCAATGCACTGGTCGATTACCACGACCCAATCGAAATCATTAAACACCTGATGATTGGCTCAGAGGGCACGCTAGGCTTCATCGCCGAGATCACTTACAACACGGTGATTGAACACCCAAATAAAGCTTCTGCACTGCTTGTGTTTGCCGACATCGAGCAAGCTAGTAAAGCCGTGACTACTCTATCCAAAACGCCGGTTGCAGCCGTTGAATTGATGGATGGCAGAGCGCTGCGTTCTGTCGCGGATAAGCCGGGCATGCCTGCATTTATGCCGAGCCTAGATCTAGAAGCTGCAGCTATTTTGGTGGAATCACACGCCAGCTCCCAGCAGGACTTAGATTTACAATGTAAATCAATTTTGGATGCCTTGGCTGATTACATGATTGTAGAATCGGTGCCTTTCACTTCCGAACCGAAGACAGTTGCTACCCTGTGGGGTATCCGAAAAGGCATGTTCCCTGCGGTTGGTGCAGTGCGTGAAGTCGGTACTACCGTCATCATTGAAGATGTGGCTTTCCCAGTAGAGAACCTTGCAAATGGCATTCGAGAGCTGCAAGAGCTGTTCGATAGATACGACTACAGTGAAGCGATCATTTTCGGCCACGCCCTAGAAGGCAACTTGCATTTTGTGTTTACCCAAGGCTTCGATAGCCAAGAAGAGATCGACCGTTACGGCGGTTTCATGGATGACGTTGCCGAACTCGTCGCGGTGAAGTACCAAGGCTCTCTGAAAGCGGAACACGGTACTGGCCGTAACATGGCACCTTACGTAGAGTTAGAATGGGGTAAAGATGGTTATGCCTTAATGCAGCAGATTAAAGCACTGTTTGACCCTGAAAGACTGCTCAATCCCGGCGTTATCATCAACGACAATCCGAATTCGCATATTACTAACCTAAAACCAATGCCTGCCGCGGATGATCTTGTCGACCGCTGTATTGAATGTGGCTTCTGTGAACCTGTCTGCCCATCTCGCACGTTAACCCTTTCGCCACGCCAGCGTATTGTGCTGTACCGCGAGCTACAACGCCGCCGCGCTGCGGGTGAAGAGATCGAAGCCAGTGAACTAGAGAAAACCTTCGAATACCAAGGCATTGATACCTGTGCAGCGACGGGCTTGTGTGCTGAGCGTTGCCCGGTTGGTATTAATACTGGCGACTTGGTGAAGAAGCTTCGTATCGCCAAGTATCAGAAATTCACGCCAATCGCTAAGTGGACAGCGGATCATTTCTCGACCACCACTAAGCTGACCAAAGCAGGCCTCAAAACCAACCAAATCGCGAGCAAAGTACTAGGCGCAAACACGGTCGGTAAGCTTACCAATGGCTTACGCTCAATGACCAAAGGCGCGACACCCGTTTGGATGCCAGAGATGCCTCAATCCAACAGCCATACACTGACCTCCTCCCCAATGACCGCAGAAAACTCAAGCAATCATAAAAAGGTGGTTTACCTGCCTTCGTGTGCTAGTCGAACCATGGGACAGCAAAGTGATGCGGGCGACCAACGCCCACTGACCGAAGTGACCATGTCTTTGCTCAACAAAGCTGGATTCGAGGTAATCCTGCCGAAGAAGCTAGATGACCAATGTTGTGGCATGCCTTACGACAGCAAAGGGATGACCGACTTAGCTCAATCGAAAGCACAACAACTCGAAGAAGTCTTATGGCAAGCCAGTCGTCAGGGTGAATACCCGGTACTGATGGACACCAGTCCGTGCGCCAAACGCAGTATTGAGCAGTTCACCAAGCCATTAGAGGTGCTAGAGCCGACAGGGTTTGTGAATCAATACTTGCTTGAACACCTGAAACTTAAGCCACTGCAAGAAACCGTGATGTTGCATGTCACCTGTAGTTCTCGTCGTATGGGTTTAGAGGGCGCGATGTTGAGCCTTGCTAAAGCGTGTACCGAGGAGGTCATCGTTCCAGAGCATATTCAATGTTGTGGCTGGGCGGGTGATAAAGGCTTTACCACACCAGAGCTGAATGAAGCTGCAGTGCATCCACTCAAGGAGCAAGTACCGAGCAACTGTACTCGCGGATTCAGCAACAGCCGAACCTGTGAGATCGGTTTATCGCACCACAGCGGCATTCCATATCAGTCAATCTTGTATTTGGTTGACGAAGTGGCGCAATAG
- a CDS encoding LysR family transcriptional regulator gives MDLNLLKTFDAVMKARSVNIAAEALGISAPAVSQSLNRLRDQYKDPLFVREGRGISPTNFAVELHAEVQEPLSLLINGAKSRQHFNAQTSRRTFRISSHKDIDILVFPCLTKYREQHAPNTTIQADIEHIDEQARQADLRQRKVDVILSTVPLEEHGYHNLKLFEEELIVALSIDHPRIQGSISVEQFFFEHHILWETQRMDNYTLNSVACERLPPRKVAYKTGSGLTGLILAQSTDWLCVNARSLAGKVSKTGKYQIFELPFQAESVPIYMTWHHSQNNDTGHKWLRDALQASIECRQLSKS, from the coding sequence ATGGATCTAAACCTATTAAAAACATTCGATGCTGTGATGAAAGCCCGTAGCGTCAATATTGCAGCAGAAGCATTGGGAATTTCAGCACCAGCCGTTAGTCAGTCACTCAACCGATTAAGAGATCAGTACAAAGATCCCTTGTTCGTGCGAGAAGGTAGAGGTATCTCTCCAACCAATTTTGCAGTCGAACTCCATGCGGAAGTTCAAGAGCCTTTAAGCCTGTTAATTAACGGCGCTAAATCACGACAGCATTTTAATGCTCAAACAAGTCGACGTACTTTCAGAATCTCTAGCCACAAAGACATTGATATCTTAGTGTTCCCTTGCCTAACCAAATACCGAGAGCAGCACGCACCAAACACAACCATACAAGCCGATATCGAACATATCGACGAACAAGCTCGACAAGCTGATTTAAGGCAAAGAAAGGTAGACGTGATCTTATCAACTGTTCCTCTGGAAGAGCATGGCTATCACAACCTGAAGCTGTTTGAAGAAGAACTTATCGTCGCACTGAGCATCGATCACCCACGTATACAAGGCAGTATCTCCGTTGAGCAATTTTTCTTTGAGCATCATATTTTGTGGGAAACGCAAAGAATGGATAACTACACGCTCAACTCCGTTGCTTGTGAGCGACTTCCACCAAGAAAAGTGGCCTACAAAACGGGCTCTGGACTAACAGGTTTAATACTTGCTCAAAGTACTGACTGGCTGTGCGTTAATGCTCGTTCGTTAGCAGGCAAAGTATCCAAGACCGGTAAATATCAGATTTTCGAATTGCCCTTTCAGGCTGAGTCCGTTCCTATTTACATGACTTGGCACCACTCTCAGAACAATGACACAGGCCATAAATGGCTGAGAGATGCGTTACAAGCTTCAATCGAATGCCGTCAATTAAGCAAAAGTTAA
- a CDS encoding aminotransferase-like domain-containing protein: protein MEIAQSLQQIQSSYIREILAAASDPNVISLAGGLPDAKTFPIDLMKPTLENLANMPEVFQYGSTAGYGPLLDHLTQSYQLPESHTAMICTGSQQGLDLIARAYVDPGDVVVMEAPSYLGAMQVFGLVQANIATVSQTEFGPNLDELEACFAEQAPKMFYAVPDFHNPTGVCWATETRQKVAELCIKYNVAFIEDAPYRELRFTGTELPLVSSFCPDNSIVLRSFSKIASPGLRIGAVTGKRSYLEPLIKVKQGADLHSSVPMQAMLVGLLKHEDFNLHMENIRTLYKSRYEVLFSELEKQLPTDCVLKSVDGGMFIWVEIPECDTFELAKTLLSNGVAVVPSPVFYPKADEAKAALRLNFTNANPEELTEAVKRLATVLNER, encoded by the coding sequence ATGGAAATCGCACAGTCATTACAACAGATTCAATCTTCATACATTCGAGAGATCCTCGCGGCCGCAAGCGATCCAAATGTTATTTCATTGGCCGGTGGTTTACCCGATGCGAAAACATTCCCTATCGATTTAATGAAGCCTACGCTAGAAAACCTAGCGAACATGCCTGAAGTTTTCCAATACGGTTCGACCGCAGGTTATGGCCCGTTGCTTGATCACCTAACACAAAGCTACCAATTGCCAGAATCTCACACGGCCATGATCTGTACAGGTTCTCAGCAAGGTTTGGATTTGATTGCTCGTGCCTACGTTGACCCGGGTGATGTGGTTGTGATGGAAGCACCAAGCTATCTAGGTGCGATGCAGGTGTTTGGCTTAGTTCAAGCAAACATTGCAACCGTGTCTCAAACTGAATTTGGCCCGAACCTAGATGAGCTAGAAGCATGCTTTGCAGAGCAAGCGCCAAAAATGTTCTATGCCGTGCCTGATTTCCACAACCCAACAGGTGTATGCTGGGCAACAGAAACTCGTCAAAAAGTGGCTGAGCTGTGTATCAAATACAACGTGGCCTTCATTGAAGATGCGCCTTACCGTGAGCTACGTTTCACTGGTACTGAACTGCCGTTGGTTTCTTCGTTCTGCCCTGATAACTCTATCGTTCTTCGTTCATTCTCTAAGATTGCATCGCCAGGTCTACGTATTGGCGCGGTAACAGGTAAACGCAGCTACCTTGAGCCACTGATCAAAGTGAAGCAAGGCGCGGATTTACACTCAAGTGTACCAATGCAAGCGATGCTTGTCGGTCTTCTAAAACATGAAGATTTCAACCTGCATATGGAAAACATTCGCACACTGTACAAGTCTCGTTATGAAGTGCTGTTTTCAGAACTAGAAAAACAACTGCCTACTGACTGTGTATTAAAATCCGTAGATGGCGGGATGTTCATTTGGGTTGAAATTCCAGAGTGCGACACCTTCGAACTGGCTAAAACTCTACTTTCGAATGGTGTAGCGGTTGTGCCAAGCCCCGTTTTCTATCCAAAGGCCGACGAAGCCAAAGCCGCCCTGCGCTTAAACTTCACCAACGCCAACCCAGAAGAACTAACCGAAGCGGTGAAACGCTTAGCGACTGTGCTTAACGAACGTTAA
- a CDS encoding 5-carboxymethyl-2-hydroxymuconate Delta-isomerase translates to MPHCIIEHSSTINGHQLNQKVFLGAMESQLFSPTGEDIKVRSLAYQHYQTGEEKEDFVHVSVRILSGRQESDKVRLSESILNQLLTLSLSSASLTVEIIDIDRASYSKVLV, encoded by the coding sequence TTGCCTCATTGCATTATCGAACACTCATCGACTATTAATGGCCATCAACTCAATCAAAAAGTGTTTCTCGGTGCGATGGAGTCTCAATTATTTTCGCCAACGGGAGAAGACATCAAGGTGCGCAGCCTTGCTTACCAGCACTATCAAACAGGCGAGGAAAAAGAGGACTTCGTTCATGTCTCAGTACGTATTTTATCAGGTCGTCAGGAGAGTGATAAAGTTAGGCTGTCAGAGTCCATTTTAAATCAATTGCTTACCCTGTCATTGTCGAGTGCTTCACTCACCGTCGAGATCATTGATATAGATCGAGCGAGCTATTCAAAAGTATTGGTTTGA
- a CDS encoding L-lactate permease, which translates to MSETLLALLAFSPIVVAAILLVGLNWPAKKAMPVAFALTVAIALFAWDMSSTRVLASVFQGFGITVSVLWIVFGAIFLLNTLKHTGAITTIRNGFTDISADRRVQAIIIAWCFGSFIEGASGFGTPAAIAAPLLVAIGFPAMAAVLMGMMIQSTPVSFGAVGTPIIVGVNKGLDTHKIGESLVAHGSTWDAYLQQITSSVALIHASVGVMMPVLMAMMLTRFFGKNKSWTEGLDILPFALFAGAAFTIPYALTGVFLGPEFPSLIGGLVGLAVVVTAAKRGFLVPKSKWDFESEEKWPAEWLGSLKIDLDDNNSNGKQSHKKMSMAMAWAPYVLLAVTLVASRVSPEFKGLLKSVSLSFSNILGETGVSTAIQPLYLPGGILVFVALVAVLMQSRSAAPLAKAFGESSKTLIGAGFVLVFTIPMVRIFINSGVNAADLASMPVTTANFAADLVGSAFPALSATVGALGAFIAGSNTVSNMMFSQFQFEVAQTLTISSAVVVALQAVGAAAGNMIAIHNVVAASATVGLLGREGATLRKTIIPTFYYLVMTGIIGLVVIYGFKMTDALM; encoded by the coding sequence ATGAGTGAAACTCTACTAGCTTTATTGGCCTTTTCGCCAATAGTTGTTGCAGCGATTCTGCTGGTTGGCCTTAACTGGCCTGCAAAAAAAGCGATGCCAGTGGCATTTGCATTAACCGTTGCTATCGCCCTATTCGCATGGGATATGTCTAGCACTCGCGTGCTGGCTTCCGTATTCCAAGGCTTCGGCATTACAGTGTCGGTTCTCTGGATTGTGTTTGGCGCCATCTTTTTATTAAACACTTTGAAACACACCGGAGCTATCACCACCATCCGCAACGGATTTACTGACATATCAGCAGACCGTCGTGTGCAAGCAATCATCATCGCTTGGTGTTTTGGTTCATTTATTGAAGGTGCATCCGGCTTCGGTACACCCGCTGCAATCGCCGCTCCTTTACTGGTTGCAATCGGCTTCCCTGCTATGGCAGCAGTGTTAATGGGCATGATGATTCAATCAACGCCGGTATCATTCGGCGCAGTTGGCACACCAATTATCGTTGGTGTGAACAAAGGTTTGGACACACACAAGATCGGTGAAAGCCTTGTCGCACACGGTTCAACTTGGGACGCTTACCTACAACAAATTACTTCTAGCGTTGCGCTAATTCATGCCAGTGTCGGTGTGATGATGCCGGTTCTGATGGCAATGATGTTGACTCGTTTCTTTGGTAAGAACAAAAGCTGGACTGAAGGTTTAGATATCCTACCTTTCGCTCTATTCGCAGGTGCAGCTTTCACCATCCCTTACGCACTAACCGGTGTATTCCTAGGCCCTGAGTTTCCATCACTGATCGGTGGTTTAGTTGGCCTTGCAGTTGTCGTAACAGCAGCGAAACGTGGCTTCCTAGTTCCAAAATCAAAATGGGACTTTGAATCTGAAGAGAAGTGGCCTGCAGAATGGCTAGGTTCTTTGAAAATCGACCTTGATGACAACAATTCAAACGGTAAGCAAAGCCACAAAAAGATGAGCATGGCGATGGCATGGGCACCTTATGTGCTGCTAGCTGTGACTCTGGTTGCGAGCCGTGTGAGCCCTGAGTTCAAAGGCCTGCTTAAGAGCGTTAGCTTATCGTTCAGCAACATCCTTGGTGAGACAGGCGTAAGCACTGCGATTCAACCTTTGTATCTACCTGGCGGCATCTTGGTCTTCGTCGCGCTGGTTGCGGTTCTAATGCAATCTCGCAGCGCTGCTCCACTGGCTAAAGCTTTTGGTGAATCGAGTAAGACACTGATTGGTGCTGGCTTTGTGTTGGTGTTCACCATCCCGATGGTACGTATCTTCATTAACTCTGGTGTGAACGCCGCTGATTTAGCAAGTATGCCAGTAACCACCGCAAACTTTGCAGCTGACCTAGTGGGCAGCGCTTTCCCAGCGTTGAGCGCAACGGTTGGTGCATTAGGTGCCTTCATTGCAGGTTCGAACACAGTATCAAATATGATGTTCAGCCAATTCCAATTCGAAGTTGCACAAACTCTGACTATCTCTAGTGCGGTAGTTGTTGCTCTACAAGCGGTTGGCGCAGCTGCCGGTAACATGATTGCGATTCACAACGTGGTAGCCGCATCAGCAACCGTAGGCTTACTAGGACGCGAAGGTGCAACCTTACGTAAAACGATTATCCCAACGTTCTACTACTTGGTAATGACCGGAATCATCGGCCTAGTGGTTATCTACGGCTTCAAAATGACAGACGCACTGATGTAA